The following are encoded in a window of Prevotella melaninogenica genomic DNA:
- the folK gene encoding 2-amino-4-hydroxy-6-hydroxymethyldihydropteridine diphosphokinase, which translates to MHIVYLSLGTNLGNRKAIMHEAIALIEKKIGTVLRQSSFHETEPWGFESPNLFLNACVCVSTSLAPRQLLEVTQAIEIEMGRVKKSINAQYTDRIIDIDILLYDKLNINEPDLIIPHPLMEEREFVMLPLKEIWED; encoded by the coding sequence ATGCACATAGTTTATTTATCCCTCGGCACAAATCTTGGCAATAGAAAGGCTATTATGCACGAGGCGATAGCATTGATAGAAAAAAAGATTGGCACAGTTTTGCGCCAATCTTCTTTTCATGAAACGGAGCCTTGGGGGTTTGAGAGTCCTAATCTCTTCCTCAATGCCTGTGTATGTGTTTCAACATCGCTTGCCCCTCGACAGCTATTAGAGGTGACACAAGCTATAGAAATAGAGATGGGGCGGGTAAAAAAGTCTATCAATGCACAATATACAGACCGCATCATTGATATTGACATCCTGCTTTACGACAAGCTAAATATCAATGAACCAGACCTTATCATTCCCCACCCTCTTATGGAAGAGCGTGAATTTGTTATGCTTCCTTTAAAGGAGATATGGGAGGATTAG
- a CDS encoding TolC family protein — MKKLNIIIIALAALLLTGCKSLYGNYERPDVKMSGIVRDPIDDKAALEGANDFGNLPWRSVFTDPHLQTLIEKALNNNPDLLNAALNVDIAEQQVKAAKLSFLPSVVFAPTGTISHFGTHTSSTQSYTLPVAASWEVDLFGKLRSSKKAAQMTMMQAQDYKVYAQTTLISSVANLYYTLLMLDRQRQIVDDMLGLTKNTWDVMKLQMEFGRARSTSVQSAEAAFYSVQTQAADIRRQIRETENTLSLLLGEPAQTVARGSLDNQSLPANFAGGIGVQLLSNRADVHANEMALAQCFYNVQTARSRFYPLLTISPTGAWTNSGGMVNPGKLLLSVVGSLTQPIFMRGQLTAGLRVAEDKYKQAYNTWQNSILKAGSEVSNALVAYNAANEKEQLRQQQIDVLKKNVEHTQMLYTQSSSTYLEVITAQQSLLNAEISQVQEQFTKLQSIVNLYKALGGGAK, encoded by the coding sequence ATGAAGAAATTAAATATAATCATCATAGCTCTTGCAGCCCTGTTACTGACAGGCTGTAAGAGTCTCTATGGCAATTACGAACGCCCTGACGTGAAAATGAGTGGCATTGTTCGCGACCCTATTGATGACAAGGCTGCGCTTGAGGGTGCTAATGACTTTGGTAATCTGCCATGGCGCAGTGTCTTTACTGACCCACATCTGCAGACTCTTATTGAGAAGGCGCTTAATAATAATCCAGACTTACTTAATGCTGCATTGAATGTTGATATTGCTGAGCAGCAGGTTAAAGCGGCTAAGTTGTCTTTTTTACCATCAGTAGTCTTTGCACCGACAGGAACTATTTCTCATTTCGGTACACATACATCATCAACTCAGTCTTATACTCTTCCTGTTGCAGCGAGTTGGGAGGTAGACCTCTTTGGTAAGTTGCGTTCTTCAAAGAAGGCTGCTCAGATGACGATGATGCAGGCACAAGATTATAAGGTTTATGCACAGACAACGCTTATAAGTAGTGTCGCTAATCTTTATTATACCCTCTTAATGCTCGACCGTCAAAGGCAGATTGTCGATGACATGTTAGGTCTGACCAAGAATACTTGGGATGTGATGAAACTTCAGATGGAGTTTGGTCGTGCTCGTTCAACGAGTGTACAGAGTGCTGAGGCTGCTTTCTACAGTGTTCAGACACAGGCTGCAGATATCCGTCGTCAGATTCGTGAGACAGAGAATACGCTTAGCTTACTCCTTGGTGAGCCTGCTCAGACCGTAGCACGTGGTAGTCTTGACAATCAGAGTCTGCCAGCTAACTTTGCAGGTGGTATCGGTGTACAGCTATTGAGCAATCGTGCTGATGTACATGCAAACGAAATGGCTTTGGCACAGTGCTTCTATAATGTTCAGACAGCTCGCAGCCGTTTCTATCCATTATTGACCATTTCTCCTACTGGGGCTTGGACTAATAGTGGTGGTATGGTGAACCCAGGTAAACTCCTTTTAAGTGTTGTGGGTAGCCTTACACAGCCTATCTTTATGCGTGGTCAGCTGACAGCAGGTTTGCGTGTTGCCGAAGATAAGTACAAGCAGGCATACAACACATGGCAGAATAGTATTCTTAAGGCTGGCTCAGAGGTAAGCAATGCACTTGTAGCATACAATGCTGCTAATGAAAAAGAGCAGTTGCGTCAGCAACAGATTGATGTTTTGAAGAAGAATGTTGAGCACACACAGATGCTCTATACTCAGAGTTCAAGTACTTATCTTGAGGTTATTACCGCACAGCAGAGTCTGCTTAATGCTGAAATCTCACAGGTTCAGGAGCAGTTTACAAAGCTTCAGTCAATAGTCAATCTGTACAAAGCCTTAGGTGGAGGTGCGAAGTAA
- the lpxA gene encoding acyl-ACP--UDP-N-acetylglucosamine O-acyltransferase, with the protein MSSEISPKADISPKAKIGDGCKIFPFVYIEDDVVIGDNCIIFPFVSILNGTRMGNGNKIHQGSVLAALPQDFEFVGEKSELIIGDNNIIRENVVINRATHRGCKTVLGSNNFLMEGAHISHDTVVGDRCVFGYGAKVAGDCNIGTGALISSNVVEKANTRVGEYAVVQAGTTFSKDVPPYVIAGGAPIGFNGVNSTISTTAGLDDKVIKHIANAYRLLFHGQTSVFDACIQIEQQVPDSPAIRNILEFVRGTEEGIISKL; encoded by the coding sequence ATGAGTAGCGAAATTAGTCCAAAAGCTGATATTTCTCCAAAAGCAAAGATAGGAGACGGCTGTAAGATATTCCCATTTGTATATATAGAGGATGATGTTGTCATTGGCGATAACTGTATTATCTTCCCCTTTGTGAGTATCTTAAATGGTACTCGTATGGGTAACGGCAACAAGATTCACCAAGGCTCAGTACTCGCTGCCTTGCCACAGGACTTTGAGTTTGTGGGCGAAAAGAGCGAACTGATTATAGGCGATAATAATATTATTCGAGAGAATGTTGTCATCAATCGTGCTACACATCGTGGTTGTAAGACAGTTCTTGGTTCAAACAACTTCTTGATGGAAGGTGCACATATCAGTCATGACACTGTTGTTGGTGACCGTTGTGTCTTTGGTTATGGCGCAAAGGTGGCTGGTGATTGTAACATTGGTACTGGTGCTCTTATCTCATCTAATGTTGTTGAGAAAGCCAATACTCGTGTAGGTGAATATGCTGTGGTACAAGCTGGTACAACCTTCTCTAAGGATGTTCCTCCTTATGTTATAGCTGGGGGAGCGCCTATTGGCTTTAATGGTGTAAACAGCACTATCAGTACGACTGCAGGACTTGATGATAAGGTAATTAAGCATATTGCGAATGCTTATCGTCTGTTGTTCCACGGTCAGACATCGGTCTTTGATGCTTGTATCCAGATTGAACAGCAGGTACCAGACTCACCTGCTATCCGTAACATCCTCGAATTCGTGCGAGGTACAGAAGAAGGAATTATCAGTAAATTATAA
- a CDS encoding C10 family peptidase, with amino-acid sequence MKRTLLLVLTAFTNILLANAEPITKARALSIAAKYINNPKLSNDTPKTRSSQANEQPAYYIFTNPNDKKFVIISGESKLNELVGYGDKMTENPNDQPPYFKLFLKEYERVVKEVRSKATVTTPQRPIKRKVEPLLTCKWSQYDPFNKYTPLSDGQHTPTGCVATATAQVMFYNKWPKNRPQDYIASTGDDAKKSATYWWDEMKNTTNEMGTEHSRQAVGVLMYDIGKAVNMRYYYRGSDSNLQYACNALRDKFDYTVRYLDKNFLPANDFLNEVMQEISDGYPVLVVGGPHAFVYDGYDEQGLIHTNWGWGGENDGYFDINIVTLNVSGFALNSGTFWDDISVVFAHPNDGKATPFKDIERGLDARTTTSLTIDKTEANRSESFSAKIEKLGSYSSVKGELGVFTGKVVLALYNDKNERVKIFNSTASDQTWASIFTSMSFDVTDINFKGIADGNYRLVPVFSEMLNTKTKEHGDWKPINHANEIEVKLTPNAVQLNTNNPKDVVVIEKAPSLLAPYYEGSGFKGAYSFTMYNPGREEVRGELVMTLTNQETKKEYNGYLLTPNVVAQRLGRTTFVINMLPLYYNKPSLGNLPRGKYDVKLSIKANRKGTEVEIPIDMKEPFEIEVLPYVNNGNIELTFLDYYADGKYANYSTFQLNKIKNISLQVHSKVSGYQIRNGYRGPIHYRLLDLTSNKWIELGTVHNVYLPCDADNNAAETRITFSASQLEPNHSYEIHLELERDGQRQDTWNPLVLRNVFNTINELNPTGINSINYNKNTAKNIFTLQGIRLSKTWEELPAGIYIIDGKKVIKK; translated from the coding sequence ATGAAAAGAACTTTATTATTAGTACTAACTGCGTTTACTAACATTCTACTTGCTAACGCAGAACCCATCACTAAAGCGCGTGCTTTGAGTATTGCAGCTAAATACATCAACAACCCAAAACTATCGAACGATACTCCCAAAACCCGCTCATCACAAGCGAATGAGCAACCAGCCTATTACATCTTTACAAATCCAAACGACAAGAAATTCGTTATTATCTCTGGAGAAAGTAAACTCAACGAGCTCGTGGGTTATGGAGATAAGATGACAGAAAACCCCAACGACCAGCCTCCATACTTCAAACTGTTCTTAAAGGAATATGAACGTGTTGTAAAAGAAGTGCGTTCTAAAGCTACAGTTACTACCCCACAGCGTCCTATCAAACGAAAGGTAGAACCCTTGCTTACTTGTAAGTGGAGCCAGTATGACCCTTTCAATAAGTACACCCCACTAAGTGATGGTCAGCATACACCTACTGGCTGTGTTGCAACAGCCACAGCACAGGTGATGTTCTACAATAAATGGCCTAAGAATCGACCACAAGATTATATAGCATCAACAGGTGATGATGCTAAGAAGAGTGCTACTTATTGGTGGGATGAGATGAAGAACACGACTAATGAGATGGGAACGGAACATTCTCGACAAGCCGTTGGCGTATTGATGTATGATATTGGTAAGGCTGTCAATATGAGATACTATTATAGAGGTAGTGACTCAAACTTACAATATGCTTGCAATGCACTTCGCGACAAGTTCGACTATACCGTGCGTTATCTTGACAAAAACTTCCTTCCTGCCAATGACTTCCTCAATGAGGTGATGCAAGAAATCTCAGACGGATACCCTGTCTTGGTAGTAGGTGGTCCTCATGCCTTTGTTTATGATGGCTATGATGAGCAAGGCCTCATTCACACCAACTGGGGCTGGGGAGGTGAAAACGACGGATACTTCGACATCAACATAGTTACCCTTAATGTTTCAGGCTTTGCCCTCAATAGTGGAACATTCTGGGACGATATCTCAGTTGTCTTTGCCCATCCTAACGACGGTAAGGCTACACCTTTTAAGGATATAGAGCGCGGATTAGATGCAAGAACCACCACTTCACTCACTATTGACAAGACAGAAGCAAACCGTTCTGAAAGTTTCAGTGCAAAGATTGAGAAGTTAGGCTCGTATAGTTCGGTGAAAGGTGAACTTGGTGTATTCACTGGGAAGGTTGTACTTGCCCTTTATAATGACAAGAACGAACGAGTAAAAATCTTCAACTCAACTGCAAGCGACCAGACTTGGGCATCTATCTTTACTTCCATGTCCTTTGATGTTACTGATATTAACTTTAAGGGTATTGCTGACGGAAACTACCGTTTAGTACCCGTATTCTCTGAGATGCTCAATACCAAGACGAAAGAACACGGCGACTGGAAGCCAATCAATCACGCCAATGAGATAGAAGTAAAACTCACTCCAAATGCAGTACAGCTCAATACAAATAACCCAAAGGATGTAGTTGTTATTGAAAAGGCACCAAGCCTACTTGCACCTTATTATGAGGGTTCTGGATTTAAGGGTGCATACAGCTTCACGATGTATAACCCTGGACGTGAAGAGGTGCGTGGTGAGCTTGTGATGACACTTACAAATCAAGAGACAAAGAAAGAATATAATGGTTATCTACTTACTCCAAACGTTGTTGCACAACGTCTTGGACGAACTACCTTTGTCATTAATATGCTTCCACTATATTACAACAAACCAAGTTTAGGGAATCTTCCAAGAGGCAAATATGACGTCAAACTATCAATAAAAGCCAATAGAAAAGGAACCGAAGTAGAGATACCTATTGACATGAAAGAGCCATTCGAGATCGAAGTATTACCTTATGTCAATAATGGAAATATCGAATTAACTTTCCTCGACTACTATGCGGATGGTAAATACGCCAATTACAGCACCTTCCAACTTAATAAGATAAAGAATATCAGTCTGCAAGTACATTCTAAAGTATCTGGCTATCAGATCAGAAATGGCTACCGCGGTCCAATCCATTATCGTCTACTCGATTTGACAAGTAACAAGTGGATTGAATTAGGAACTGTTCATAATGTTTATCTCCCTTGTGATGCAGACAACAATGCAGCCGAGACACGTATCACATTCTCTGCTTCTCAGTTAGAACCTAACCATTCATACGAAATACATTTAGAGCTTGAGCGAGACGGACAACGACAAGATACATGGAACCCACTTGTACTACGCAATGTCTTCAACACCATCAATGAGTTAAATCCTACAGGAATCAATTCAATTAATTACAACAAAAATACCGCAAAAAATATCTTTACACTACAAGGTATTCGCCTGTCAAAGACTTGGGAAGAACTCCCTGCAGGCATCTATATCATTGATGGTAAGAAAGTAATTAAGAAATAG
- a CDS encoding S-adenosylmethionine:tRNA ribosyltransferase-isomerase, whose product MKLSQFKFNLPKEQVALYPHSSERVLTRTDGSTQTFTVTRRDEGRLMVLHRKSGKIDMFKGEINGEPKEEDYIRFKDVFNYFDEGDAFIFNDTKVFPARLYGTKEKTDAKIEVFLLRELNQEMRLWDVLVEPARKIRIGNKLFFDESGTMVAEVIDNTTSRGRTLRFLYDCPHDEFKRELFALGEAPLPRYIIDNRPKEDGEEFAHATADDMEHFQSVFAKNEGAVSAPGTNIHFSEHMMKMMDIKGIKKAFITLHCGLGNFHDIEVEDLTKHKMDSEEMHINADACRIANGAKQAGHRLCAVGASVVKATETAVGTDGMLKEYDGWTNEFIFPPYNFGFADSMLVNFYHPYSTLLMETAAFGGYDLVMEAYDKAVKNGYMFGCFGDSLLILND is encoded by the coding sequence ATGAAGCTTTCACAGTTTAAATTCAACTTACCAAAAGAGCAGGTAGCCTTATATCCACATTCATCTGAGCGTGTACTGACACGTACTGATGGCAGCACACAGACCTTCACTGTTACACGTCGTGACGAAGGTAGACTGATGGTGTTACACCGTAAGTCAGGAAAGATTGACATGTTTAAGGGTGAGATCAATGGTGAACCTAAGGAAGAAGACTACATCCGCTTCAAAGATGTATTCAATTACTTCGATGAGGGCGATGCTTTTATCTTCAATGATACTAAGGTTTTCCCAGCTCGTCTGTATGGAACAAAGGAGAAGACTGATGCTAAGATTGAGGTATTCCTCCTTCGTGAACTGAATCAGGAGATGCGTCTTTGGGACGTATTGGTTGAGCCTGCACGTAAGATTCGTATCGGAAATAAGCTTTTCTTTGACGAATCTGGCACAATGGTGGCTGAGGTTATTGACAACACGACTTCTCGTGGTCGCACACTTCGTTTCCTTTACGACTGTCCGCACGATGAATTTAAGCGTGAGTTGTTTGCTTTGGGTGAAGCTCCATTACCACGTTATATCATTGACAATCGTCCAAAGGAGGATGGAGAAGAGTTTGCACACGCAACAGCTGACGACATGGAGCACTTCCAGTCAGTCTTTGCAAAGAACGAAGGCGCAGTCTCTGCACCAGGAACAAACATCCACTTCTCTGAACACATGATGAAGATGATGGATATTAAGGGAATCAAGAAAGCATTCATCACTTTACATTGTGGCTTAGGTAACTTCCATGACATTGAAGTAGAAGATCTTACAAAGCACAAGATGGATTCTGAAGAGATGCACATCAATGCCGATGCTTGTCGTATTGCCAATGGTGCTAAACAGGCAGGACATCGCCTTTGTGCCGTCGGTGCGAGTGTTGTTAAGGCTACAGAGACAGCCGTTGGTACAGATGGTATGTTGAAAGAGTACGATGGTTGGACCAATGAATTTATCTTCCCTCCATACAACTTTGGCTTTGCTGACTCTATGTTGGTTAATTTCTATCACCCATATTCAACCTTATTGATGGAAACAGCAGCCTTCGGAGGTTATGATCTTGTGATGGAAGCATATGACAAAGCGGTAAAGAATGGTTATATGTTTGGTTGCTTCGGTGACTCATTGTTGATTCTCAACGATTAA
- a CDS encoding DUF1810 family protein produces MLGAIIGDIIGSVYEFNNKKQKDFHLFTPMSRFTDDTVMTLAVAEWLTEDKEHSEEGLVLRMQDLGRRYPYVGYGGGFRRWLYNQQPKPYNSYGNGAAMRVSPIAFYAQSLEETLRLATISAKVTHNHPEGIKGAKAIASATYLARTGASKTEIKAYVEANFKYNLNLQLDHIRSIVCDAMSCQKTVPAAIWAFLEGEDFEDVIRIAVSLGGDSDTIAAMAGSIAQAFYGLPLKLATYCYALLTPYLRTILNKFEESIGVLAPDPFDIERFIKAQNADNTYQRALEEMQRGHKTSHWIWFIFPQLKGLGHSRYSQYYGLADADETRTFLANSCLNKRLREITCTLLTHKDRNIEQLMGSYVDALKLKSSMTLFDAISPNDIFSEVLKTFYNGEKDHNTIKKIG; encoded by the coding sequence ATGTTAGGAGCAATCATTGGAGATATCATTGGCTCAGTATATGAGTTCAACAATAAGAAGCAGAAAGACTTTCATCTCTTTACCCCGATGAGTCGGTTTACAGATGACACTGTGATGACTTTGGCTGTTGCAGAATGGCTAACAGAAGACAAGGAACACAGTGAAGAAGGGCTTGTACTGCGAATGCAAGACTTGGGTAGACGTTATCCTTACGTTGGTTACGGCGGTGGTTTTAGGCGGTGGCTGTACAATCAGCAACCAAAACCTTATAACAGCTATGGGAATGGGGCGGCTATGAGAGTAAGCCCTATTGCTTTCTATGCACAGAGCTTAGAGGAGACCTTAAGACTTGCTACTATCTCAGCAAAGGTTACTCATAATCATCCAGAAGGTATAAAAGGTGCCAAAGCAATTGCCTCCGCAACCTATCTTGCACGCACAGGAGCATCAAAAACAGAGATAAAAGCTTATGTGGAGGCAAATTTCAAATATAATTTAAACCTGCAGTTAGACCATATCCGTTCCATTGTCTGCGATGCTATGAGTTGTCAGAAAACTGTTCCAGCAGCTATTTGGGCATTTTTAGAAGGCGAGGACTTTGAGGACGTGATACGTATTGCTGTCTCCTTGGGCGGTGATTCAGACACAATAGCAGCAATGGCTGGAAGTATTGCACAAGCTTTTTATGGTCTTCCTCTAAAGCTTGCCACCTATTGTTACGCACTGCTAACACCATACTTACGCACTATTCTCAATAAGTTCGAAGAAAGTATAGGAGTACTTGCTCCCGACCCTTTCGACATTGAAAGATTTATCAAGGCTCAGAATGCTGACAACACCTACCAACGAGCGTTGGAAGAAATGCAGCGAGGGCATAAAACCTCACACTGGATATGGTTTATCTTCCCACAACTAAAAGGACTTGGACATAGTCGCTATTCACAATATTACGGCTTAGCTGATGCGGACGAAACTCGTACATTCCTTGCAAACTCATGCTTGAATAAACGACTGCGTGAGATAACCTGCACCCTACTGACACATAAAGACAGAAACATAGAACAACTTATGGGCAGTTATGTTGATGCTTTAAAGCTAAAATCTTCAATGACATTATTTGATGCTATTAGTCCAAATGATATCTTTTCAGAAGTTCTAAAAACATTTTACAATGGTGAGAAGGACCACAATACGATAAAAAAGATAGGCTAA
- the rpsO gene encoding 30S ribosomal protein S15, whose amino-acid sequence MYLDKTKKAEIFAQYGKAQSTTDTGSAESQIALFSYRIKHLTEHVKKNRKDYVTTRSLTQLVGKRRALLDYLYDRDVERYRAIIKALGLRK is encoded by the coding sequence ATGTATTTAGACAAGACAAAGAAGGCAGAAATCTTCGCACAGTATGGTAAGGCACAGAGCACAACTGATACAGGTTCAGCTGAGAGCCAGATTGCTCTTTTCTCTTATCGTATCAAGCACTTGACCGAGCACGTAAAGAAGAATCGCAAGGATTATGTTACAACTCGTTCATTGACACAGCTCGTAGGTAAGCGTCGTGCATTGCTCGATTACCTCTACGATCGCGATGTTGAGCGCTACCGTGCTATCATCAAGGCTTTGGGTCTACGTAAGTAA
- a CDS encoding radical SAM protein — protein MSTIIYPSPIFGPVHSRRLGISLGINLMPADGKICTFDCIYCECGFNKDHRTKTPHPTREHVAEALETKLKEMQQENIHPDVLTFAGNGEPTSHPHFDEIIDDTIRLRNKYCPQAKISVLSNSTFIHRPKIHEALSKVDNNILKLDTINAEYINKVDRPTQPSYDVKRIIADIKSFNGQTIIQTMFMKGTTEDGYDVNNTTEAFVAPWLETIKEIAPREVMIYTIDRETPDQHLQKATREELDAICDRVIALGIPCTASY, from the coding sequence ATGAGCACGATTATCTATCCATCCCCTATATTTGGACCAGTTCACAGCCGTCGTTTAGGTATTTCCTTAGGCATTAACTTGATGCCAGCAGACGGTAAGATATGCACATTCGACTGCATATATTGCGAATGTGGCTTCAACAAAGATCACCGCACAAAGACGCCCCACCCTACTCGTGAACATGTTGCGGAAGCTTTGGAAACCAAGTTAAAGGAGATGCAACAAGAGAATATTCACCCTGATGTATTGACTTTTGCAGGTAATGGCGAGCCTACCTCCCACCCACACTTTGATGAAATCATTGACGACACAATCCGCCTACGTAACAAATATTGCCCACAGGCTAAGATATCTGTCCTCAGTAACTCTACCTTTATCCACCGTCCGAAGATTCATGAAGCACTATCAAAGGTCGACAATAACATTCTGAAACTCGATACCATCAATGCTGAATATATCAATAAGGTAGACCGTCCTACGCAGCCTTCCTATGATGTAAAAAGAATCATTGCAGATATCAAGTCTTTCAACGGACAAACAATTATCCAAACAATGTTTATGAAAGGGACTACTGAAGACGGATATGATGTTAACAACACAACCGAAGCCTTCGTTGCACCGTGGCTTGAGACAATCAAAGAGATTGCTCCCCGTGAAGTAATGATTTACACCATCGATCGTGAGACGCCCGACCAGCACCTGCAAAAGGCTACACGCGAAGAATTAGATGCTATCTGTGATCGTGTCATCGCATTGGGAATCCCTTGCACAGCATCATATTAA
- the typA gene encoding translational GTPase TypA, whose translation MQDIRNIAVIAHVDHGKTTLVDKMMLAGKLFRDGQDNSGEVLDSNDLERERGITILSKNVSINWKGVKINILDTPGHSDFGGEVERVLNMADGCLLLVDAFEGPMPQTRFVLQKALQLGLKPVVVINKVDKPNCRPEEVYEMVFDLMCDLNATEDQLNFPVVYGSAKNGWMNEDWKKPTDNIEYLLDLIIKAIPAPKQIEGTPQMLITSLDYSSYTGRIAVGRVHRGTLKDGQNITICHRDGTQERTKIKELHTFEGMGHKKTDAVDSGDICAVIGLEKFEIGDTIADFENPEPLPPIAVDEPTMSMLFTINDSPFFGKEGKFCTSRHISDRLNKELEKNLALRVRPMEDSMDKWIVSGRGVLHLSVLIETMRREGYELQVGQPQVIYKEIDGQKCEPIEELTINVPTDFSSKMIDMVTRRKGDLLGMDAEGERVNITFEIPSRGIIGLRTNVLTASQGEAIMAHRFKDYQPFKGEIVRRTNGSMIALEAGTAYAYAIDKLQDRGKFFIDSGEEVYGGQVVGEHVHDNDLVINVTKAKQLTNVRASGSDEKARVIPKTEMSLEECLEYIKGNEYVEVTPKNIRMRKITLDHNDRKRESKE comes from the coding sequence ATGCAAGATATTCGTAACATCGCAGTTATTGCACACGTAGACCACGGTAAGACAACCTTGGTTGACAAGATGATGCTCGCTGGAAAACTTTTCCGTGACGGACAAGACAACAGCGGAGAAGTTCTCGACTCTAATGACTTGGAGCGCGAACGAGGGATAACAATTCTGAGTAAGAATGTAAGTATTAATTGGAAAGGAGTAAAAATCAACATCCTCGACACGCCGGGTCACTCTGACTTCGGTGGTGAGGTTGAGCGTGTGCTGAACATGGCAGACGGCTGTTTGTTGCTCGTAGACGCTTTTGAAGGTCCTATGCCACAGACACGTTTTGTGCTACAAAAGGCCCTTCAACTTGGTTTGAAACCAGTTGTTGTTATTAACAAGGTAGACAAACCTAACTGTCGTCCTGAGGAAGTATATGAGATGGTATTCGATCTCATGTGCGACCTTAACGCTACAGAAGACCAGTTGAACTTCCCTGTTGTCTATGGTTCAGCTAAGAATGGCTGGATGAATGAAGACTGGAAGAAGCCAACAGATAATATTGAATATCTGCTCGACCTCATTATTAAGGCAATCCCTGCTCCTAAGCAGATTGAAGGAACACCACAGATGCTGATTACATCTTTGGACTATTCAAGCTATACAGGACGTATCGCCGTTGGTCGTGTACACCGTGGTACACTGAAAGATGGACAGAATATTACAATCTGTCACCGCGACGGAACACAGGAACGCACTAAGATTAAAGAGCTTCATACCTTCGAAGGTATGGGACATAAGAAGACTGATGCCGTAGATTCAGGCGACATTTGTGCCGTAATTGGCTTAGAGAAGTTTGAGATTGGTGATACTATTGCTGATTTTGAGAATCCAGAACCACTGCCACCTATCGCTGTTGACGAACCAACAATGAGTATGCTCTTCACCATCAACGACTCTCCTTTCTTTGGAAAAGAAGGTAAGTTCTGTACCTCTCGTCACATTAGCGATCGTCTGAATAAGGAACTTGAAAAGAACCTTGCACTTCGTGTGCGTCCGATGGAGGACTCTATGGATAAGTGGATTGTTAGTGGTCGTGGTGTACTTCACCTCTCTGTCCTCATTGAGACAATGCGTCGCGAGGGCTATGAGTTGCAGGTTGGTCAGCCACAGGTTATCTATAAGGAGATTGATGGTCAGAAGTGTGAGCCTATTGAGGAGTTGACAATCAACGTACCAACAGATTTCTCAAGTAAGATGATTGATATGGTGACTCGTCGTAAGGGTGATCTTCTCGGTATGGATGCTGAGGGTGAGCGTGTGAACATCACCTTTGAAATACCATCACGTGGTATCATTGGTCTGCGTACCAACGTCTTAACAGCCAGCCAGGGTGAAGCTATCATGGCGCACCGTTTCAAAGATTATCAGCCATTCAAGGGCGAAATCGTACGCCGTACAAATGGTTCAATGATTGCATTGGAAGCTGGTACTGCCTACGCATACGCTATCGATAAGTTGCAGGATCGTGGTAAGTTCTTCATCGATTCAGGTGAGGAAGTTTATGGCGGACAGGTTGTTGGCGAGCATGTTCACGACAATGACCTCGTTATCAACGTTACGAAGGCAAAGCAGTTAACCAACGTCCGTGCATCTGGTTCTGACGAGAAGGCACGCGTCATCCCTAAGACCGAGATGAGTCTTGAGGAATGTCTTGAGTACATCAAGGGCAACGAGTATGTTGAGGTAACTCCAAAGAACATTCGTATGCGTAAGATTACGCTCGATCATAATGATCGTAAGCGTGAGAGTAAAGAATAG